From one Fibrobacter sp. genomic stretch:
- a CDS encoding MerR family transcriptional regulator, which produces MRTYTVQQLAKMAKVSVRTLHHYDQIGLLKPRARTESGYRIYGEKELIRLQQILFYKELEFPLQEVKRILDNPRFDPSQALKVHRKLLQKRIERYYCLIGTIETTLNRLRGEAEMLTDKELYKGFSKEKMGRYKREAREMFGEDVVERTEQKIKKFSSEKWNEVKAEGDSIARLLSELMDRGAGGPEVQKVIERHHAWIENFYKAPADLYRGLGQLYASHKDFRATYDNYRIGLADFFKSAIDYYCDHALKSDGD; this is translated from the coding sequence ATGCGAACTTATACTGTTCAGCAATTGGCCAAGATGGCTAAGGTGAGTGTGCGCACACTTCATCATTACGACCAGATCGGCCTTCTTAAACCCAGGGCACGGACCGAATCGGGTTATCGCATCTACGGAGAAAAAGAACTCATTCGTCTTCAGCAGATCCTTTTTTACAAAGAACTGGAGTTTCCGCTGCAAGAGGTAAAGAGAATTCTTGACAACCCCAGATTTGATCCATCACAGGCGCTGAAAGTGCATCGGAAGCTGCTGCAGAAACGCATTGAAAGGTATTACTGTCTCATTGGAACAATTGAAACAACACTGAACAGATTGAGAGGAGAAGCTGAAATGCTGACCGATAAGGAGCTTTATAAAGGGTTTTCAAAAGAAAAGATGGGCAGATATAAAAGGGAAGCCAGGGAGATGTTTGGGGAGGATGTAGTTGAGAGGACAGAGCAAAAGATTAAAAAATTCTCCAGTGAGAAATGGAATGAGGTAAAAGCAGAGGGAGATTCTATTGCCCGTTTGCTTTCCGAACTGATGGACAGGGGAGCGGGCGGTCCCGAGGTCCAGAAAGTGATTGAGCGCCACCATGCGTGGATAGAAAACTTCTATAAAGCACCTGCGGATCTGTACAGGGGGTTGGGTCAGCTCTATGCAAGCCATAAGGATTTCAGAGCAACATACGATAATTATCGGATCGGGCTGGCAGATTTTTTTAAGTCGGCAATCGATTATTATTGCGATCACGCACTGAAAAGTGATGGGGACTAA